The following are from one region of the Acanthopagrus latus isolate v.2019 chromosome 2, fAcaLat1.1, whole genome shotgun sequence genome:
- the LOC119008374 gene encoding extracellular calcium-sensing receptor-like produces MTSPLIQSKLDAIVETLRNSSSKVVLLFMSLSFTKLFLSEMENYNITGKQWLGSESWITQADLASVERKYMLQGAMGFALPQASIPGLGEFLLSLKPSDEPQSDIIKAYWEKFFDCSFSPSNTSAVCTGKEDLRTVSSDYTDVTHFRPENNVYKAVYLVAYALHTLLECRNGSNPTTGKPCVNKNDVQPKLVLEHIKYVNFTTQNGAKVFFDENGDSVAQYDLVNWQMKEDGSAEIVNIGHYDTSFPEAETFKLKENIKIVWGANSNEVLRSVCREPCPPGTRKAINKFKPVCCFDCFGCPEGTISNQTNSPECLICPPKFWPNEKKDRCRPKPIEYLSYKEVMGTLLTGFSCVGVFLSLLTLMIFLAHKETPIVKANNSELSFLLLFSLTLCFLCSLTFIGRPSEWSCMLRHTAFGINFVLCISCVLCKTIVVLMAFRATLPGSNVMKWFGPTQQRLSVLAFTLIQVVICVLWLTISPPFPKMNMKYYKEKIILECAVGSAVGFWAVLSYIGLLALLCFILAFLARKLPDSFNEAKLITFSMLIFCAVWITFIPAYVSSPGKFTVAVEIFAILASSFGLLACIFFPKCFIIIFNPEENSKKHMMGKTPTRNL; encoded by the exons ATGACATCTCCACTCATCCAATCCAAGTTGGATGCTATTGTAGAGACACTAAGGAACTCTTCGTCAAAGGTGGTCCTGCTGTTTATGTCCTTGTCTTTCACTAAATTGTTCCTGTCTGAAATGGAGAATTACAACATAACTGGAAAGCAGTGGCTTGGCAGTGAGTCTTGGATCACACAAGCAGACCTGGCTTCTGTTGAGCGAAAATACATGTTACAGGGGGCAATGGGCTTTGCCCTCCCTCAGGCGTCCATACCAGGTCTTGGTGAATTCTTACTTAGCTTGAAACCTTCTGATGAACCACAAAGTGATATAATTAAAGCTTACTGGGAGAAGTTCTTTGACTGCAGTTTTTCTCCATCAAATACCTCTGCTGTGTGCACTGGCAAAGAGGACCTCAGGACAGTGTCCAGTGACTACAcagatgtgacacatttcaggCCTGAGAATAATGTGTACAAAGCTGTGTACTTGGTGGCATATGCTCTCCATACACTATTGGAGTGCAGAAATGGGTCTAATCCTACCACAGGAAAGCCCTGTGTGAACAAAAATGATGTTCAGCCAAAGCTG GTGTTGGAACATATTAAGTATGTGAACTTCACCACACAGAATGGGGCCAAAGTTTTCTTTGACGAAAATGGAGACTCAGTTGCCCAGTATGACTTAGTTAACTGGCAGATGAAAGAAGATGGCTCTGCTGAGATTGTGAATATTGGTCATTATGATACGTCTTTTCCAGAGGCAGAAACATtcaaactaaaagaaaacatcaaaatagtTTGGGGAGCAAACAGTAATGAG GTGCTAAGGTCTGTCTGCAGAGAACCATGCCCACCAGGGACCCGTAAGGCCATAAACAAGTTTAAGCCAGTGTGCTGTTTCGACTGCTTTGGGTGCCCAGAGGGAACAATAAGTAATCAGACAA attctCCAGAATGTTTGATCTGTCCTCCCAAATTCTGgccaaatgaaaagaaagatcGGTGTCGTCCAAAACCTATTGAATACCTTTCCTACAAAGAGGTCATGGGGACACTTTTAACTGGATTTAGCTGTGTCGGTGTATTTTTATCCCTTCTGACATTGATGATTTTCTTGGCTCATAAAGAGACTCCCATTGTAAAagccaacaactctgagctgagcttcctgctgctcttctccttgactctgtgtttcctgtgttctctgaccttcatcggccggccctctgagtggtcctgcatgctgcggCACACAGCATTCGGCATCAATtttgtcctctgtatctcttgtgttctcTGCAAAACTATAGTGGTTTTAATGGCATTCAGAGCAACACTCCCAGGCAGcaatgtgatgaaatggtttggtcctACACAGCAGAGGCTAAGTGTTCTGGCTTTCACCCTCATTCAGGTTGTGATTTGTGTCCTTTGGCTGACAATCAGCCCTCCATTTCCAAAGATGAACATGAAGTACTATAAAGAAAAGATAATCTTAGAGTGTGCCGTGGGTTCAGCTGTTGGATTCTGGGCTGTGTTGAGTTATATCGGACTTCTTGCTCTCTTGTGTTTCATACTTGCTTTTCTTGCTAGGAAACTGCCAGACAGCTTTAATGAAGCCAAACTGATAACTTTCAGTatgctgatattctgtgcagtcTGGATCACATTCATCCCAgcatatgtcagctctcctggcAAGTTCACTGttgctgtggagatatttgccaTCCTGGCATCCAGTTTTGGTTTGCTggcatgcatttttttcccaaaatgtttcatcattatCTTCAATCCAGAagaaaactcaaaaaaacatatgatgggaaaaacaccaacaagaaATCTTTAA
- the LOC119008379 gene encoding extracellular calcium-sensing receptor-like gives MGFALPQASIPGLGEFLLSLKPSDEPQSDIIKAYWEKFFDCSFSPSNTSAICTGKEDLRTVSSDYTDVTHFRPENNVYKAVYLVAYALHALLECRNGSNPTTGKPCVNKNDVQPKLVLEHIKYVNFTTQNGAKVFFDENGDSVAQYDLVNWQMKEDGSAEIVNIGHYDTSFPEAETFKLKENIKIVWGANSNEVLRSVCREPCPPGTRKAINKFKPVCCFDCFGCPEGTISNQTNSPECLICPPKFWPNEKKDRCRPKPIEYLSYKEVMGTLLTGFSCVGVFLSLLTLIIFLAHKETPIVKANNSELSFLLLFSLTLCFLCSLTFIGRPSEWSCMLRHTAFGITFVLCISCVLCKTIVVLMAFRATLPGSCVMKWFGPTQQRLSVLAFTLIQVVICILWLTISPPFPKMNTKYYKEKIILECALGSSVGFWAVLSYIGLLALLCFVLAFLARKLPDSFNEAKLITFSMLIFCAVWITFIPAYVSSPGKFTVAVEIFAILASSFGLLGCIFFPKCYIIIFRPEQNSKKHLMGKIPQRTQ, from the exons ATGGGCTTTGCCCTCCCTCAGGCGTCCATACCAGGTCTTGGTGAATTCTTACTTAGCTTGAAACCTTCTGATGAACCACAAAGTGATATAATTAAAGCTTACTGGGAGAAGTTCTTTGACTGCAGTTTTTCTCCATCAAATACCTCTGCTATATGCACTGGCAAAGAGGACCTCAGGACAGTGTCCAGTGACTACAcagatgtgacacatttcaggCCTGAGAATAATGTGTACAAAGCTGTGTACTTGGTGGCATATGCTCTCCATGCACTATTGGAGTGCAGAAATGGGTCTAATCCTACCACAGGAAAGCCCTGTGTGAACAAAAATGATGTTCAGCCAAAGCTG GTGTTGGAACATATTAAGTATGTGAACTTCACCACACAGAATGGGGCCAAAGTTTTCTTTGACGAAAATGGAGACTCAGTTGCACAGTATGACTTAGTTAACTGGCAGATGAAAGAAGATGGCTCTGCTGAGATTGTGAATATTGGTCATTATGATACGTCTTTTCCAGAGGCAGAAACATtcaaactaaaagaaaacatcaaaatagtTTGGGGAGCAAACAGTAATGAG GTGCTAAGGTCTGTCTGCAGAGAACCATGCCCACCAGGGACCCGTAAGGCCATAAACAAGTTTAAGCCAGTGTGCTGTTTCGACTGCTTTGGGTGCCCAGAGGGAACAATAAGTAATCAGACAA attctCCAGAATGTTTGATCTGTCCTCCCAAATTCTGgccaaatgaaaagaaagatcGGTGTCGTCCAAAACCTATTGAATACCTTTCCTACAAAGAGGTCATGGGGACACTTTTAACTGGATTTAGCTGTGTCGGTGTATTTTTATCCCTTCTGACACTGATAATTTTCTTGGCTCATAAAGAGACTCCCATTGTAAAagccaacaactctgagctgagcttcctgctgctcttctccttgactctatgtttcctgtgttctctgaccttcatcggccggccctctgagtggtcctgcatgctgcgacacacagcattcggcatcacctttgtcctctgtatctcttgtgttctcTGCAAAACTATAGTGGTTTTAATGGCATTCAGAGCAACACTCCCAGGCAGCTGtgtgatgaaatggtttggtcctACACAGCAGAGGCTCAGTGTGCTGGCTTTCACCCTCATTCAGGTTGTGATTTGTATCCTTTGGCTGACAATCAGCCCTCCATTTCCAAAGATGAACACGAAGTACTATAAAGAAAAGATAATCTTAGAGTGTGCACTGGGTTCATCCGTTGGATTCTGGGCTGTGCTGAGTTATATCGGACTTCTTGCTCTCTTATGTTTTGTACTTGCTTTTCTTGCTAGGAAGCTTCCAGACAGCTTTAATGAAGCCAAACTGATAACctttagcatgctgatattctgtgcagtcTGGATCACATTCATCCCAgcatatgtcagctctcctggcAAGTTCACCGttgctgtggagatatttgccaTCCTGGCATCCAGTTTTGGTTTGCTGGGATGCAtatttttcccaaaatgttatattattatcttCAGGCCagaacaaaactcaaaaaaacatttaatgggAAAAATACCACAGAGGACTCAATAA